The genome window TTGCCGGGTACCGCGCCAACCCGTGGCGTGAAGTGTGGTTCACAGTCGGGCCGGAGTCACCGGAAGAAGTGTCTTATACTGATGTTGATATGCGGGCACTTCCACTTGATCTGTACAGGCATCTTGACACTCTTTCCCCTGGTAACTCCGGGACGAACATGTCCGGTACGGTCGTGCGCCTGGACTCGATCGCGCCACCAAGGCCGATTCAGGATGCCGATGCAGCTGCAAATGCAGACTCCATCGATACATGGAGGATAGCTAATCAGAGGGTAAGGCTCTTCATGATAAAAGCCCAGACGTTAGCGAAGAGAGAATATTCGGTCTCGATCGATTCTACCGCACTTGAGAGGTTCGCGTTGAATACAGTCAGTATCGATAACATCCAGCCGGAGAATATTATCATCCGTTCCGGGTTCAGGAATTGGACTGCAGCTGAGCTTCGGTACGAAGTGGACTTCCTCAATACGATGATGCCTACGCAGTCGAACTCCTTCGACTGGCTATGCTTCCTTATAGATGGAATTATCCTGCATTCCCGTCTTCTTGAATATGCAGAGGAGCACTACCCCGGAAGCCTGGACTCGCTTCGGATCGAGAGGGATGCCTGGCTCGATAATCTTGCTCTGGATCGGATGTACAAGGAGTTGATATCGGACCGTGTTGAGGTCGGAGAAGCGGACATTGAGGAACAGTACTCATTACTTGAGGAACCATTCATTTTAGAGGAGCGGCGTGTTTTAGAGACCGCCGTTATTCCGATTGCCACGCTTGCTGAGTACGAGCGTAGAGCCACTGAAGGAGATATCGAGGAGATGATAGCGGGTCTGCAGCCCCTGCAACGGCTATCGGACGATAACTCGAACCCCCGTATCAGCAGACCATTGCGGTTGGTGGAGGTTCCTGCCGAACTCGGTTCCATCGTTTTTCAACTAACTCTTTCGGATACAATTTCCTGGAAGGGGCCATATCCAATCGATGAAGTTGACGGATACATTCTTTTCCGTCTGGCAGGAATCGTACCGGCAAGGGAAGCCGGGATGGATGAGATTCTCTTCGATCTTGAGGTGATGGCCAGAAGGAGAATCGAAGAGCGTGCAACCGAGGATTGGCTTCTGGAGTTGGAGGAGCAGTACGGTGTTGTTGTGAACGAGGAGGTGCTGAACAGCCTTCCGAAGGACCCCGGGGAGTGGTGACCAGG of Candidatus Aegiribacteria sp. contains these proteins:
- a CDS encoding peptidyl-prolyl cis-trans isomerase, with product MNRILIVTTAAVAIVFSGCGDTSSGASQILAMIGNDTLSVSDLAKAWSELETEQREVFMSGSLPSRDFVETFLRKELLLRELDVLGYMDDTSLSAFGESWFRVENAILTARLLQAENEDGVTSEDLAGYRANPWREVWFTVGPESPEEVSYTDVDMRALPLDLYRHLDTLSPGNSGTNMSGTVVRLDSIAPPRPIQDADAAANADSIDTWRIANQRVRLFMIKAQTLAKREYSVSIDSTALERFALNTVSIDNIQPENIIIRSGFRNWTAAELRYEVDFLNTMMPTQSNSFDWLCFLIDGIILHSRLLEYAEEHYPGSLDSLRIERDAWLDNLALDRMYKELISDRVEVGEADIEEQYSLLEEPFILEERRVLETAVIPIATLAEYERRATEGDIEEMIAGLQPLQRLSDDNSNPRISRPLRLVEVPAELGSIVFQLTLSDTISWKGPYPIDEVDGYILFRLAGIVPAREAGMDEILFDLEVMARRRIEERATEDWLLELEEQYGVVVNEEVLNSLPKDPGEW